In a genomic window of Saccharothrix sp. HUAS TT1:
- a CDS encoding type VII secretion target, protein MADGFTVDSGELAAQAAALDGLASRADTASAAGQHVTSLDDAYGLLCRPFADLLEEPQQRGVDTLQATAENMRQLVTDLGETAKVYREAEERITAVVQALARSLDAVSAAPRVGGGN, encoded by the coding sequence ATGGCAGACGGGTTCACCGTCGACTCCGGGGAGCTGGCCGCCCAGGCCGCCGCGCTGGACGGGCTCGCCTCGCGCGCGGACACGGCCTCGGCCGCCGGGCAGCACGTCACGAGCCTCGACGACGCCTACGGACTGCTGTGCCGGCCGTTCGCCGACTTGCTCGAGGAACCGCAGCAACGCGGCGTGGACACCCTCCAGGCCACCGCGGAGAACATGCGCCAGTTGGTGACGGACCTCGGTGAGACCGCGAAGGTCTACCGCGAGGCCGAGGAGAGGATCACAGCAGTGGTGCAGGCACTGGCCCGGTCGCTGGACGCCGTGTCGGCGGCGCCACGGGTCGGAGGGGGCAACTGA
- a CDS encoding anchored repeat-type ABC transporter ATP-binding subunit produces MAEPVLDITGVTVHLGGREVLSAVDFRLREGELVGLIGPNGAGKTTLLRTALGLVPIHRGSVVVGGRAPRQAQGSLGYVPQRHEFAWDFPITVEGATATGRTHLTGLLRRRTARDREAVAEALDRVGMADLRTRPVGELSGGQRQRVLVARALALRPRVLLLDEPFTGIDAPTQELLSTLLAELRDEGVAVLMTTHDLAAATALCSRLCLLNRAVVADGEPVALADTDIWLRTFGLDRAGQLLKASGVTG; encoded by the coding sequence GTGGCTGAGCCCGTGCTGGACATCACCGGAGTGACCGTGCACCTCGGTGGCCGGGAAGTCCTGTCCGCTGTGGACTTCCGACTCCGGGAGGGCGAGTTGGTCGGCCTGATCGGCCCCAACGGCGCGGGCAAGACGACCCTGCTGCGCACCGCGCTCGGCCTCGTCCCGATCCACCGGGGCTCGGTCGTCGTCGGCGGTCGCGCGCCGCGCCAGGCGCAGGGGTCGCTGGGCTACGTGCCGCAGCGCCACGAGTTCGCCTGGGACTTCCCCATCACGGTCGAGGGCGCGACGGCCACCGGCCGCACCCACCTGACCGGCCTGCTGCGCCGCCGCACGGCCCGCGACCGGGAGGCCGTGGCCGAGGCCCTGGACCGCGTCGGCATGGCGGACCTGCGGACCCGGCCGGTCGGCGAGCTGTCCGGCGGCCAGCGGCAACGCGTCCTGGTCGCCCGCGCGCTGGCCCTGCGACCGCGGGTGCTGCTGCTGGACGAGCCGTTCACCGGCATCGACGCGCCCACCCAGGAGCTGCTGAGCACGTTGCTGGCCGAACTGCGCGACGAGGGTGTGGCCGTGCTGATGACCACCCACGACCTCGCCGCCGCGACCGCGCTGTGCAGCCGGCTGTGCCTGCTCAACCGCGCGGTCGTCGCCGACGGCGAACCCGTCGCGCTGGCCGACACCGACATCTGGCTGCGCACCTTCGGCCTGGACCGGGCCGGGCAGCTGCTCAAGGCGTCGGGGGTGACCGGGTGA
- a CDS encoding PaaX family transcriptional regulator C-terminal domain-containing protein → MVSPFTVEEIFSDLDAGPVRLPRRQSGSSPQGLAVTLIADYTIRTRAWLPTAAIVALLGEFGVTTGAARTAVSRLARRGVLEGSRQGRSSSYRLTGPAIANLSAGGASIAAFATEPDDWDGSWTVVVFTMPKEENTQRSSLRAQLRWRGYAPLYDGVWVSPHPMTEQAHAELVAATSGALTTFRARHLRFESDVARDPVEAWDLAAIAREYRAFVARWDPLLPRLRAGGVTGAASVRARTEVMDTYRRFPTLDPRLPAGLLPPDWPRARAREVFLAVYDGLAEPAQDHVRAVTAQVANGARPDLRAHTVAEMSTPSR, encoded by the coding sequence GTGGTAAGCCCGTTCACCGTGGAGGAGATCTTCTCCGACCTCGACGCCGGCCCGGTCCGGCTGCCGCGCAGGCAGAGCGGCAGCTCGCCGCAGGGCCTGGCGGTGACCCTGATCGCCGACTACACCATCCGCACGCGGGCCTGGTTGCCGACGGCGGCGATCGTGGCCCTGCTGGGCGAGTTCGGCGTGACCACCGGCGCCGCGCGCACCGCCGTCAGCAGGCTGGCCCGCCGAGGCGTGCTGGAGGGCAGCCGGCAGGGGCGGTCCAGCTCCTACCGCCTGACCGGACCCGCGATCGCCAACCTGTCGGCCGGCGGCGCGTCCATCGCCGCCTTCGCCACCGAGCCCGACGACTGGGACGGCTCGTGGACGGTCGTCGTCTTCACCATGCCGAAGGAGGAGAACACCCAGCGGAGCTCGCTGCGGGCGCAGTTGAGGTGGCGCGGGTACGCGCCGCTCTACGACGGGGTCTGGGTCTCGCCCCACCCGATGACCGAGCAGGCGCACGCCGAGCTGGTCGCGGCGACCTCCGGCGCCCTGACCACGTTCCGCGCGCGTCACCTGCGGTTCGAGTCGGACGTCGCCCGCGACCCGGTCGAAGCCTGGGACCTCGCGGCCATCGCGCGGGAGTACCGGGCCTTCGTCGCGCGCTGGGACCCGCTGCTCCCCCGCCTCCGGGCGGGCGGGGTGACCGGCGCGGCCTCGGTGCGGGCCCGCACCGAGGTCATGGACACCTACCGCCGCTTCCCCACGCTCGACCCCCGGCTCCCCGCCGGGCTGCTGCCGCCCGACTGGCCGCGCGCCCGGGCCCGCGAGGTGTTCCTCGCGGTGTACGACGGGCTGGCCGAACCGGCCCAGGACCACGTCCGCGCCGTCACCGCGCAGGTCGCCAATGGGGCGCGTCCCGACCTCCGGGCGCACACCGTGGCCGAGATGAGCACCCCGTCGCGGTGA
- a CDS encoding YbaB/EbfC family nucleoid-associated protein, which translates to MINPDPARAAEDLDKWAAGLEQRAQRYVELQQRMNATTAGATSPDGSARVTVDSNGVPTDITLTDRARGAEPGALSAQIMAAMRNAQARLRQQVQELVAATVPADDQPARNLVAQYEQRFPDAVVEPGAGQEVHREMRIGQVEDDAPPPPPPPPAPPRRSPGDDGPDDGWEDRSFLR; encoded by the coding sequence GTGATCAACCCCGATCCCGCCAGAGCGGCGGAGGACTTGGACAAGTGGGCCGCCGGCCTGGAGCAGCGGGCGCAGCGGTACGTCGAGCTGCAGCAGCGGATGAACGCGACGACCGCCGGCGCGACCTCGCCCGACGGCTCGGCCCGGGTCACCGTGGACAGCAACGGCGTCCCCACCGACATCACGCTGACCGATCGCGCCCGCGGCGCCGAGCCGGGCGCCCTCTCGGCCCAGATCATGGCCGCGATGCGCAACGCGCAGGCCAGGCTGCGGCAACAGGTGCAGGAGCTCGTCGCGGCGACCGTGCCGGCGGACGACCAGCCCGCGCGCAACCTCGTCGCGCAGTACGAGCAGCGGTTCCCCGACGCGGTCGTGGAGCCGGGCGCGGGCCAGGAGGTGCACCGGGAGATGCGCATCGGCCAGGTCGAGGACGACGCGCCGCCACCACCGCCGCCACCTCCGGCGCCACCGCGGCGGTCGCCGGGCGACGACGGTCCCGACGACGGCTGGGAAGACCGGTCGTTCCTGCGCTGA
- a CDS encoding anchored repeat-type ABC transporter permease subunit: MTAFFEALAAPWEYDFWRRALLVALMSGVVCGVIGSHVVLRGMAFIGDAVAHAVFPGIAIAFVLGANLVLGGAVAGVVTALLIAVFTQNRRLKEDSVIGIFFAGSFGLGIVILSTAPGYGGSLESFLFGSILGISDTDVVSVAVIGAAVLLCTALFNSRFVAATLDREQARAVGLPVFWLDVVLHVMVTLAIVISLQAVGNVLVLALLVTPAAAARLLTDRLGAMMLLAPLIGAGGSVLGLYLSYALDLAAGGLIVLTLTAIFLLCWFFAPRHGLLTRNRRTAVPVPVLALTEENP, encoded by the coding sequence GTGACCGCGTTCTTCGAGGCGCTGGCCGCGCCGTGGGAGTACGACTTCTGGCGCCGGGCGCTGCTGGTGGCGCTGATGTCGGGGGTGGTGTGCGGCGTGATCGGCAGCCACGTGGTGCTGCGCGGGATGGCGTTCATCGGTGACGCGGTCGCGCACGCGGTCTTCCCGGGCATCGCGATCGCCTTCGTGCTCGGCGCGAACCTCGTGCTCGGCGGCGCGGTCGCGGGCGTGGTCACCGCGCTGCTGATCGCGGTGTTCACCCAGAACCGCAGGCTCAAGGAGGACTCGGTCATCGGGATCTTCTTCGCCGGCTCCTTCGGCCTGGGCATCGTCATCCTCAGCACCGCGCCCGGCTACGGCGGGTCGCTGGAGTCGTTCCTGTTCGGCTCGATCCTGGGCATCAGCGACACCGACGTGGTCTCGGTCGCGGTGATCGGGGCGGCGGTGCTGCTGTGCACGGCGCTGTTCAACAGCCGCTTCGTGGCCGCCACCCTGGACCGCGAGCAGGCCCGCGCGGTCGGCCTGCCGGTGTTCTGGCTGGACGTCGTGCTGCACGTGATGGTGACCCTGGCGATCGTCATCTCGTTGCAGGCCGTGGGCAACGTCCTGGTGCTGGCCCTGCTGGTCACGCCCGCGGCGGCGGCCCGCCTGCTCACCGACCGCCTCGGCGCGATGATGCTGCTGGCCCCGCTGATCGGCGCGGGCGGCAGCGTGCTCGGCCTGTACCTGTCCTACGCGCTCGACCTGGCGGCCGGCGGTCTGATCGTGCTCACCCTCACCGCGATCTTCCTGCTGTGCTGGTTCTTCGCGCCGCGCCACGGCCTGCTCACCCGGAACCGCCGGACCGCCGTTCCCGTTCCCGTCCTCGCCCTCACCGAGGAGAACCCGTGA
- a CDS encoding cellulose binding domain-containing protein encodes MLLGKFRHLRSGRPTRFGAALVVAAVVLGSFAIASGSRPALGAADNPYQRGPDPTPASVSANRGTFATAQVSVPAGNGFGGGVVYHPTDTTQGRFGAIAVVPGYTATWAAEGAWMGHWLASFGFVVIGIDTNNRDDWDTARGAQLLAALDYLTQRSAVRDRVDPARTAVMGHSMGGGGAANASLQRPSLKASIGLAPASFSQNLTTTRVPTMLLSGQNDGTITPASVLNLYNGIPSTVEKAYLELAGAGHGFPTSNNATMMRNVIPWFKVFVDSDTRYTQFLCPLSNWNGIRTYQSTCPLVPSPVPTDPTTTTTTTTTTTTTTTTTTTPQPDGACSATYRTTNSWSGGYQGEVTVTAGDSAISGWTARWALAGGQTVSQVWNGALSVSGSTASVRNAPYNGALAARASTTFGFIGGGAPPTSSFSCGSP; translated from the coding sequence GTGCTGCTCGGGAAGTTCCGGCACCTCCGCTCCGGGCGACCGACGAGGTTCGGCGCTGCCCTCGTCGTGGCCGCGGTCGTGCTCGGGTCGTTCGCCATCGCGAGCGGGAGCCGCCCCGCGCTGGGCGCCGCGGACAACCCCTACCAGCGCGGCCCGGACCCGACCCCGGCGAGCGTGTCCGCCAACCGGGGCACGTTCGCCACCGCGCAGGTCTCCGTGCCGGCCGGGAACGGCTTCGGCGGCGGGGTCGTCTACCACCCCACCGACACCACCCAGGGCCGGTTCGGCGCGATCGCGGTCGTGCCCGGCTACACGGCCACGTGGGCCGCCGAGGGCGCCTGGATGGGGCACTGGCTGGCGTCGTTCGGGTTCGTCGTCATCGGGATCGACACCAACAACCGCGACGACTGGGACACCGCGCGGGGCGCCCAGCTGCTGGCGGCGTTGGACTACCTGACCCAGCGCAGCGCGGTGCGGGACCGGGTGGACCCCGCGCGGACGGCCGTGATGGGGCACTCCATGGGTGGCGGCGGGGCGGCGAACGCGTCCCTCCAGCGGCCTTCGCTGAAGGCGTCGATCGGGTTGGCCCCGGCCAGCTTCTCGCAGAACCTGACGACCACCCGGGTGCCGACCATGCTCCTGTCCGGGCAGAACGACGGCACGATCACCCCGGCGAGCGTGCTGAACCTCTACAACGGCATCCCGTCCACCGTCGAGAAGGCGTACCTGGAGCTGGCCGGCGCCGGTCACGGCTTCCCCACCTCGAACAACGCGACGATGATGCGCAACGTCATCCCGTGGTTCAAGGTCTTCGTCGACAGCGACACCCGTTACACGCAGTTCCTGTGCCCGCTGTCGAACTGGAACGGCATCAGGACGTACCAGAGCACGTGCCCGCTCGTGCCCTCGCCGGTGCCGACGGACCCGACCACGACCACCACGACGACTACGACCACGACGACGACCACCACCACCACCACGACCCCGCAGCCGGACGGCGCGTGCAGCGCGACCTACCGCACCACCAACTCGTGGTCCGGCGGCTACCAGGGCGAGGTCACGGTGACCGCGGGCGACTCGGCGATCAGCGGCTGGACCGCCCGGTGGGCGCTGGCCGGCGGCCAGACCGTCAGCCAGGTCTGGAACGGCGCGCTCTCGGTCAGCGGGTCGACCGCGTCGGTGCGCAACGCCCCGTACAACGGCGCGCTCGCCGCCCGCGCCTCCACCACGTTCGGCTTCATCGGCGGCGGCGCACCGCCCACGTCCTCCTTCTCCTGCGGCAGCCCGTGA
- a CDS encoding choice-of-anchor M domain-containing protein → MQDPNVVRVGWNTEALTADQIDLGSVRWTLDAIGGDLSGSAAPGEHTVFQSGPVGEPLPRVFDTALPLPQQHPPAPGTHAHANWAFGAEGAYRITVEVAATLTDSDVFTIANGACAPSSTPPTTSTDTGPTTTAPVPTASPAAWARPSCSPPC, encoded by the coding sequence ATCCAGGACCCGAACGTCGTCCGGGTCGGGTGGAACACCGAGGCCCTGACCGCCGACCAAATCGACCTGGGCTCGGTGCGCTGGACTCTCGACGCGATCGGCGGCGACCTGTCCGGCAGCGCCGCGCCCGGCGAACACACCGTGTTCCAGAGCGGCCCGGTCGGCGAGCCGCTGCCCCGCGTCTTCGACACCGCCCTGCCCCTGCCCCAGCAGCACCCGCCGGCGCCGGGCACGCACGCCCACGCCAACTGGGCGTTCGGCGCCGAAGGCGCCTACCGGATCACCGTCGAGGTCGCCGCCACCCTCACCGACAGCGACGTGTTCACCATCGCCAACGGGGCCTGCGCGCCTTCCAGCACTCCACCGACGACCTCCACCGACACCGGCCCCACCACCACCGCCCCGGTTCCGACTGCGTCACCGGCGGCCTGGGCGCGGCCGTCCTGCTCGCCGCCCTGCTGA